From the genome of Toxoplasma gondii ME49 chromosome XII, whole genome shotgun sequence:
CACTTGTGTGAAGCTGTACATCCTTGAGTGTGCCAATGCATCGATTCATCTCCTCGTTTGAAACGGTGTATGCACTTGTGCGTCAGGGTATCTAGCCATTTACTTGTATGGCCgtgtatctatgtatctatgtatgtgTGGGTATGCTTGAATGCAGGGGCTTAGGTTTTCAGAAGGGTAGGTGTGGAGTTTCTTCCGtcgggagaggcgaaagagccTTCAGtgaaggaggcgagggaTGTTCTTCCGATttcaaacgaagaagaaagaactctCTGATCACCATAAAAGTCCAGCTTTCTTTGTCATCTGAAGATGGAAGCAGCTTTAGGCGCGCCTTGGCACACAGTATCTCCTTTTAATGGGAAGAGACCTGAAACTAATGTCCATCCATGAGGGTCGTGATTCAATTGGACAGTTTCAGTACGTCTTTGACTACTGAAGTGTTCGTTCTGTATGCCCGCTGGGGAGAATCAGGAAAGCATGGCCGAGCTCTCTTCCGTCCCTCTCAGCCGTCCCCATGTCCGTAATTGTTTGCACCAGGAACTGGACCTGAGTCTCCAGTAGACGCTGAAATCTGAGGCGAGAGAACAGTACGCGCAGATCTGCAGGCTCTGTCTGCTTGGCAGTTCCAACCCCGCAATGACTGAAGCTGCACTTCCTGTTACACACTACTCAGAAATAaatcgttcgcttcttcttctgcgtacATCCAGCACGTCCTGTATACATTTTTTATGGGGCTGTCGATTTCGGGGCTCCTGGATACGGCTTATACTCGAGCACTgcgagacagcaggagaaaagacTGTGGTGCGCCGCCTCTGCAAGTTTCAAGCTGGGTTTTGTGCTTCTAACGCGCCTCGCGAAAAGAAGACTCTGTCAAATATTTTATTCGAAAGGACAAGCTCCCGCGGCTTTTTCTCCTGGACGAACGGAGTTTCCGAACCGTTGGCGCGCTCCTTTGCTCGCGTCGGGGCCCCggttcctcgttttctcgttctctgcccTCCGTCTTCGGTGCATCTTTacgcctttcttctgtcaaGAGACTATACTGTGCCGCAGAGGTCTTGTCTTCAACGGTGCATGTCTTTCCGCTCGGGCGATGCGCTTCAGCGCGTCACACAAACGAGGACTTTCGTCTCTCGGCGCCTCTCCCATTCCTCCTCGTGAATCAAAACAGTCTCGCCCGtccatctgtctctcctctctctgacAGCTGCCGTCCTCTTCACCCTCTCTGCgtcaccttctctctttttctctccgtagTCTCCTTTggctccttcgtctccttagtctccttcgtctccttagtctcgtctcctttgtctctttttgcctgtcttcttcgtcttcgatCCCGCTCCTCCGctccccttctctcgtctctgtttcctctcttctgcttcctcgcttcttcttccttcctcggtgtctctcctctgcgcgACCTGGCCATCTCCCATCCCCCCCCCCCATCCCCCCATGTACGGACAGGTGGGCGGCGGGCCTCCCGCAGGGTCTGCGGACTTCTTCCCCGGACTCTTCGGCGAGGCTGTCTCCGAGGCGCCGGGCGCCTTCCGCGGCGGCCCGCCGAGTCTCCGTGGAGCCCGAGGCGGTCGCGGTCGGGGCGCGGGCCCGCCGGCGCTCGCGGGTCGCGTGAGGAAGGAGGGGGACTGGGAGTGTGAAGACCCTGCCTGTCGGAACGTGAACTTTTCCAAGCGCACGCGCTGCAACCGCTGCGGAAGGAGCAGACCGAAGACAGGCGACCCTCTGAAAGACATTCCGAACCTCGGCGGCCCGCCGGGGCTCTTCAAGCACGGCGACTGGCCTTGCGCCCACTGCGGGAACGTGAACTGGGCGCGGAGGAGCACTTGCAACATCTGCAACGCCCCGCGAGCCAACAACCAAGACGAGCCGCGAATGGGGCGCGGCGGCGGTCACTTCGACCTCCAAGACCCTGCAGATCGAAACAGGCATGACTCCGACGACGAGGACTTCGACGAATTCGGGCGCCGAAAGCGAAAACACGTCGCGCACAGTTCCAGTGGCGGCCTGGGCGCAGTCGCCCCGACGGGTCAGGCTCCGAGCGCGGCAGCCGCGGCGGACCCGAcggacgcggagacagttgGCGCCCAACGAGCCGGTGGTGGAGCCTTCGGCCCGGAGACTCTTGGGGACGCGGCGCCAGAGACGCCGGAGGGCGGCGGAGCCCACGCAGCGGCGGCCGCGGCCCCGGAGAGTCTGGAGACAGGGTCGGGTgcgggaggcgcgcgcgGAGCGTTCGGAAGCGGAAATGGattcgaaggagacaccgtcGGAGTGAAACTGGTGTTCCCGCCCGCGCCAAAGATccgtcttgtctcctcgtcttctgagAGCGAGGCCAGCCGGAGCCCAAGCCGGTCGCGGCGCGGCCACAGGAGCCGAAGCCGCAGCCGAAGCGCAAGCAACGGCCggagacggcggagacgcagcagcagccgcgaaaacagaagagcgagaagagagagagacagagaacgagacaggcGGTCGCGGTCGCGGAGCCCGCGTGGCCATGGAGGCTCCAGTAGCTCGAGAAGGTGAAGGCCGTCGAGCATTTGCAACGGGGGCAACtaggaaaaggcagagaacgagaagagcgaaacaggTGGAAGACGTGAGAAAGACATCGACAGAGTAGAAACGCGAAGGATTCCGAGTCTGTCGACTGCAACTCCGACACGCAGAGAGGAATGCCTCCTCCGTCAGTCTGACGCTGTTGTGACAGatgttcttctgcagctacggaagaggagacaaaaggtCCTGTTgccttcgctgcatgcaaaagccTCCCCCAGTGTTAAGGCTCTTCTCCGCGCTCGCGCTGCCCGTGGGGGAGGCTCGGGAGTTCAGCTGAATCCAGGGCTGGAACGGAAGAAGTTGTCGCGAGTCTGCCCTGGCGACGGCGCCTCCACTCCCCTAGATCTTTTGCAGGTTGTGCGTACACCGTGGAAAGGCCGCAGAAACCGAAGTCCTTTTCGTTCGAAAAACGCGACGGGTCTCGTTTCGGTCCGTTGTCTCCAACTGGAAGCGTACTTGTGGCTTCGGTTGCTTGGTGCATCTCTTCTTTGGAAAATCGCTCGTTCCTCTTGATGCAGACAGCGCGGTCTCTTGTCGCTTTGATGGCCGGGCCGAAAGCTGAGTCCGGAGACCGCATGCAAACTTTTGGGAAACACATTGAGATCTCCCCTTGGCTTTCTTCACCCTTTTCACAaacttcctctcgcgtccgcCGGGGAACGAACTGTAGAGAGACGCCACAGTCTAATGCGATGAGAGTATAATCGTTGTACACATCTTCATCCCAGGGTAAATGCAGATATAGACTGcccgtatatatatttatatatttatctgtATGTATTTTTAAGGAGAGAGGTTCAGGTGCGGTGTCTGAATGCGTAAGTAGGTAGAGGTAGCGTAATATGATGAGAGGAAGTTTTCCAGTAATAAGAGAAAGAGTGATTTGTTGATGCGCTTGAGGAAAACAAATCTGAGTAGTTACACCTCTGCACACGAACATGGCGTTTTCGTGGCAGAGGCGTAGGTGGTTCTAGCAAAGCGTCGCAAACAATGATTTTCTTTGGAGGAACGTCAAGGCCGGTGAGTCTCAGCAGACTCAAACACGCCAGGCAATGCCTCCCGCGTCAACTACGGCATTCACACAACCACATTCACATTGAAAAagtgcgtatatatatataaatatatatatatatatatgtatatagtgCAAGCATGCTACTTGTGTCTTTACATACAGGGACCCTATCTAtatctctttctgcttccgtctccatatatata
Proteins encoded in this window:
- a CDS encoding ran binding protein (encoded by transcript TGME49_219300) codes for the protein MYGQVGGGPPAGSADFFPGLFGEAVSEAPGAFRGGPPSLRGARGGRGRGAGPPALAGRVRKEGDWECEDPACRNVNFSKRTRCNRCGRSRPKTGDPLKDIPNLGGPPGLFKHGDWPCAHCGNVNWARRSTCNICNAPRANNQDEPRMGRGGGHFDLQDPADRNRHDSDDEDFDEFGRRKRKHVAHSSSGGLGAVAPTGQAPSAAAAADPTDAETVGAQRAGGGAFGPETLGDAAPETPEGGGAHAAAAAAPESLETGSGAGGARGAFGSGNGFEGDTVGVKLVFPPAPKIRLVSSSSESEASRSPSRSRRGHRSRSRSRSASNGRRRRRRSSSRENRRARRERDRERDRRSRSRSPRGHGGSSSSRR